Proteins found in one Halobaculum sp. MBLA0147 genomic segment:
- a CDS encoding Hsp20/alpha crystallin family protein produces MTQRHRQTGDGRLVRQYDYPDRSVFAVDVTGGEDGVGSVSVDTVDGTAIVVVETAADSETFEFEVPGEVTETTANNGVVTVEVAR; encoded by the coding sequence ATGACTCAGAGACACAGACAGACTGGCGACGGGCGGCTCGTGCGGCAGTACGACTACCCGGACCGGTCGGTGTTCGCGGTGGACGTGACGGGTGGTGAGGACGGCGTCGGGTCGGTGTCGGTCGACACGGTCGACGGCACGGCCATCGTCGTCGTCGAGACGGCGGCGGACAGCGAGACGTTCGAGTTCGAGGTGCCCGGGGAGGTGACGGAGACGACGGCGAACAACGGTGTCGTCACCGTGGAGGTGGCCCGATGA
- a CDS encoding prolyl oligopeptidase family serine peptidase, translating into MDEIDLTAVHDLRPVTEVSLSPSGDRVAVVVEESDPEADETRTALYVAPTDGSRDPHRLSRASSAASPTWGPDGDRLAFLAARDDDLGHEWGNGDGGDGDDGDRGDADAAGDDEIDAAGDADAGDETDDGDERIGEGPRPQVWVYDLALGGDARRVTAFPEGVSGFDLAPDGERLVAAARDPTATDREYLRQRREDDGPIEVTRLQHKADGVGWLDDVTTYLFVCSLDDEFDPTRLDDAYGAGAVEPLAGLQPAWGPTDRIAFCRNAAAWPDDSGAYDVFTIAPDGTDARRLTDGARAFAQPTWSPDGDTLAVVGRDHENWYRPAEVFHLTDDPTHAVGDGPEDTSVAPGDGPEDTGVAPGDGDYESLSAALDRTVAREGTLAWLDDETVVVPIADEAWTRLAVLPVDGEPRRAYDRQGRHREIEAFDLTGDTVALGLARPDAPPEVYALDAGELRPDETGGPLARVTAFNEDWATDRPLPDAEVRRYENSDGEEIEAVTYYPADYDPETDDPRPTVVAIHGGPMSYDAPTFRFDVAYWTSHGYVVAKPNYRGSTSYGRAFAEQLAGTRGELETDDVVSLTDELVADGVADPDRLFCTGFSYGGITTAHVVTRTDQFAAAAPEHGIYDFYGNFGTDDNHNWHDWEFGVPWENPETYREISSLSRVGAVDTPLLITAGEEDWRCPPTQAEQLYVSVRKQGVDAKLVIYTGENHDVDDPSRTTRRIEELHDWFRAHDPAVETDDADETA; encoded by the coding sequence ATGGACGAGATCGACCTGACTGCGGTACACGACCTCCGACCGGTGACGGAGGTGTCACTCTCGCCGAGCGGCGACCGCGTCGCGGTCGTCGTCGAGGAGTCCGACCCCGAGGCCGACGAGACGCGGACCGCACTGTACGTCGCTCCGACCGACGGCTCGCGCGACCCGCACCGTCTCTCGCGTGCGTCGAGCGCCGCGAGCCCGACGTGGGGGCCGGACGGTGACCGCCTGGCGTTCCTCGCGGCACGCGACGACGACCTCGGTCACGAGTGGGGCAACGGCGACGGTGGCGACGGTGACGACGGCGACCGCGGTGACGCCGACGCTGCCGGTGACGACGAGATCGACGCCGCCGGTGACGCCGACGCCGGCGACGAGACCGACGACGGCGACGAGCGGATCGGCGAGGGACCGCGCCCGCAGGTGTGGGTGTACGACCTCGCGCTCGGGGGCGACGCCAGACGGGTGACGGCGTTCCCGGAGGGTGTCTCCGGGTTCGACTTGGCCCCGGACGGGGAACGACTCGTCGCGGCCGCCCGCGATCCGACGGCGACGGACCGCGAGTACCTCCGCCAGCGTCGCGAGGACGACGGGCCGATCGAGGTGACACGACTCCAGCACAAGGCCGACGGCGTCGGGTGGCTCGACGACGTGACGACGTACCTGTTCGTCTGCTCGCTCGACGACGAGTTCGACCCGACGCGACTCGACGACGCCTACGGCGCCGGCGCGGTCGAACCGCTGGCGGGCCTCCAGCCCGCGTGGGGGCCGACCGACCGAATCGCGTTCTGTCGCAACGCCGCCGCGTGGCCGGACGACTCCGGCGCGTACGACGTGTTCACGATCGCCCCGGACGGCACCGACGCCCGCCGTCTCACCGACGGCGCGCGGGCGTTCGCCCAGCCGACGTGGTCACCCGACGGCGACACGCTCGCCGTCGTCGGACGCGACCACGAGAACTGGTACCGTCCGGCCGAGGTGTTCCACCTGACGGACGACCCCACCCACGCGGTCGGCGACGGCCCCGAGGACACGAGCGTTGCGCCCGGCGACGGCCCCGAGGACACGGGCGTCGCGCCCGGTGACGGCGACTACGAGTCGCTGTCGGCGGCCCTCGACCGCACGGTGGCGCGGGAGGGGACGCTGGCGTGGCTCGACGACGAGACGGTGGTCGTGCCGATCGCCGACGAGGCGTGGACGCGACTCGCGGTCCTCCCGGTCGACGGGGAACCGCGACGCGCGTACGACCGGCAGGGGCGCCACCGCGAGATCGAGGCGTTCGACCTCACCGGCGACACGGTCGCGCTGGGACTGGCACGCCCCGACGCCCCGCCGGAGGTGTACGCGTTGGACGCCGGGGAGTTGCGCCCCGACGAGACCGGCGGGCCGCTCGCGCGTGTCACCGCGTTCAACGAGGACTGGGCGACGGATCGCCCGCTGCCGGACGCCGAGGTCCGGCGCTACGAGAACAGCGACGGCGAGGAGATCGAGGCCGTGACGTACTACCCGGCAGACTACGACCCGGAGACGGACGACCCGCGGCCGACGGTGGTCGCCATCCACGGCGGGCCGATGAGCTACGACGCGCCGACGTTCCGTTTCGACGTGGCCTACTGGACGAGCCACGGCTACGTCGTCGCGAAGCCGAACTACCGCGGCTCCACCTCCTACGGCCGCGCGTTCGCGGAGCAGTTGGCGGGCACCCGCGGCGAGTTGGAGACGGACGACGTGGTGTCGCTGACGGACGAGTTGGTCGCCGACGGCGTCGCCGACCCGGATCGGCTGTTCTGTACCGGCTTCTCGTACGGCGGGATCACGACGGCCCACGTCGTCACCCGCACGGACCAGTTCGCGGCGGCCGCGCCGGAACACGGGATCTACGACTTCTACGGCAACTTCGGCACGGACGACAACCACAACTGGCACGACTGGGAGTTCGGCGTCCCGTGGGAGAACCCGGAGACGTACCGCGAGATCTCCTCGCTGTCGCGGGTCGGCGCGGTCGACACCCCACTGCTGATCACCGCCGGCGAGGAGGACTGGCGGTGTCCGCCCACGCAGGCCGAACAGCTCTACGTCAGCGTCCGCAAGCAGGGTGTCGACGCGAAGCTGGTGATCTACACCGGCGAGAACCACGACGTCGACGACCCGAGTCGGACCACCAGACGCATCGAGGAACTCCACGACTGGTTCCGCGCGCACGACCCCGCCGTCGAGACGGACGACGCGGACGAGACGGCGTGA
- a CDS encoding DUF4129 domain-containing protein — protein MVDRRTAATALLAVAAVLALGVSAATLTSTTSTDTASGFGVGPSGDQAGTGPSESSSAGASEDGAESPSFWLCIPLLNTLPARIAVAGLIGGVLLLFYRETGSLFLSTITVASISAPFLFFYFTLTRCSGPTELDLAAGTQQNASGFLPEGGGAAGAAGSGTSASTPTVLLAVLLLLAAAGAVGLLLYSTSDDVVAADDDESDQLSETRAAAVGSVAGEAADRLEDDADVENEVYRAWREMTTHLDVPRPRSSTPAEFAAAAVDAGMAREDVTALTEVFEEVRYGDRDVTTDRERRAVEALRNLEATYADESGAPEDGADGTSDRDGRTDGGDRR, from the coding sequence GTGGTAGACAGACGCACTGCCGCCACCGCCCTCCTCGCGGTCGCCGCCGTCCTGGCGTTGGGTGTCTCGGCGGCGACGCTGACATCGACGACGAGCACCGACACGGCGAGCGGGTTCGGTGTCGGGCCCAGCGGCGACCAGGCCGGCACGGGTCCCTCCGAGTCCTCGAGTGCAGGGGCGAGCGAGGACGGCGCCGAGAGTCCGTCGTTCTGGCTGTGTATCCCCCTGTTGAACACGCTCCCGGCACGGATCGCCGTCGCCGGACTCATCGGTGGCGTCCTGTTGTTGTTCTACCGAGAGACCGGCTCCCTGTTCCTGTCGACGATCACCGTCGCGTCGATCTCGGCTCCGTTCCTGTTCTTCTACTTCACGTTGACTCGCTGCAGCGGGCCGACGGAACTCGATCTCGCCGCCGGCACACAGCAGAACGCCTCCGGGTTCCTGCCGGAGGGTGGCGGTGCGGCGGGCGCCGCCGGGAGCGGGACGAGTGCCTCGACGCCGACGGTCCTCCTCGCCGTCCTGTTGCTGTTGGCGGCCGCCGGTGCGGTCGGACTCCTGTTGTACTCGACGAGTGACGACGTGGTGGCTGCGGACGACGACGAGTCCGACCAACTCTCGGAGACCCGCGCCGCCGCGGTCGGCTCGGTCGCCGGCGAGGCGGCGGATCGACTCGAAGACGACGCGGACGTCGAGAACGAGGTGTACCGTGCGTGGCGCGAGATGACGACACACCTCGACGTCCCACGCCCACGCTCCTCGACCCCGGCGGAGTTCGCCGCGGCGGCCGTCGACGCGGGGATGGCTCGCGAGGACGTGACCGCGCTCACCGAGGTGTTCGAGGAGGTGCGGTACGGCGACCGGGACGTGACCACCGACCGCGAGCGGCGTGCGGTCGAGGCACTGCGGAACCTCGAGGCGACGTACGCCGACGAGTCGGGGGCCCCCGAGGACGGAGCCGACGGTACCAGTGATCGAGACGGCCGCACCGACGGAGGTGACCGACGGTGA
- a CDS encoding CDC48 family AAA ATPase, with product MKLTVKPLKQKDAGRRLAAVDRAAAEELDLSAGDYVTVEGDETAIARVWPGYPEDDGTGVVRIDGQLRKEADTGIDDTVAVEPADVSPAERITVALPQQFGVRGDIGSLIRSKLSGRPVTTGQTLPFSFGLGMMGGNSQAVPLKVASTSPSGTVVITDSTEVQISEQPAEQIAEETATGGAETPDVTYEDIGGLDEELEQVREMIELPMRHPELFNRLGIEPPKGVLLHGPPGTGKTMIAKAVANEIDAHFETLSGPEIMSKYYGESEEQLREVFEEAQENAPAIIFMDELDSIAPKREETSGDVERRVVAQLLSLMDGLEERGEVVVIGATNRVDAIDPALRRGGRFDREIEVGVPDREGRKEIMQVHTRNMPLSEEIDLDAYADNTHGFVGADLESLAKEAGMNALRRIRPEIDLEDDEIDAEILERIEVTDDDLKEAMRGIEPSALREVFVEVPDVTWDQVGGLEDTQRRLTETIQWPLEYGEVFDAMDMDAAKGVLLYGPPGTGKTLLAKAVANEADSNFISVKGPELLDKYVGESEKGVREIFSKARENAPTVVFFDEIDAIATERGQNTGDSGVSERVVSQLLTELDGLESLEDVVVVATTNRPDLIDDALLRPGRLDRHVHVPVPDEAARRKIFEVHTREKPLADGIDLDELAARTEGYVGADVEAVCREASMSASREFITSMQEATDPEDFERSLGNVRITQAHFDEALEEVQPSVTEETRERYEEIESRFQRNEPRDDPTDARAAFQ from the coding sequence ATGAAGCTCACCGTCAAGCCGCTGAAGCAGAAGGACGCCGGCCGTCGGCTGGCGGCGGTCGACCGCGCGGCGGCCGAGGAACTCGACCTCTCGGCGGGGGACTACGTCACCGTCGAGGGTGACGAGACCGCCATCGCGCGGGTGTGGCCCGGCTACCCAGAAGACGACGGGACGGGTGTCGTCCGGATCGACGGCCAACTCCGGAAGGAAGCCGACACCGGCATCGACGACACCGTGGCGGTCGAACCCGCCGACGTGTCCCCCGCAGAGCGGATCACGGTCGCGCTCCCCCAGCAGTTCGGGGTGCGCGGCGACATCGGCTCGCTCATCCGGAGTAAACTCTCCGGGCGGCCGGTGACGACTGGCCAGACGCTCCCGTTCTCGTTCGGCCTCGGCATGATGGGCGGCAACTCGCAGGCGGTGCCGCTGAAGGTCGCCTCCACCTCCCCGTCGGGGACGGTCGTCATCACCGACTCGACGGAGGTGCAGATCAGCGAACAACCCGCCGAGCAGATCGCCGAGGAGACGGCGACTGGCGGCGCCGAGACCCCCGACGTGACCTACGAGGACATCGGTGGGCTCGACGAGGAGCTAGAACAGGTCCGGGAGATGATCGAGCTGCCGATGCGGCACCCGGAGCTGTTCAACCGGCTCGGCATCGAGCCGCCGAAGGGCGTGTTGCTCCACGGCCCGCCGGGGACCGGGAAGACGATGATCGCGAAGGCCGTCGCCAACGAGATCGACGCGCACTTCGAGACGCTGTCGGGCCCCGAGATCATGTCGAAGTACTACGGGGAATCCGAGGAGCAACTCCGCGAGGTGTTCGAGGAGGCCCAGGAGAACGCCCCCGCGATCATCTTCATGGACGAGTTGGACTCCATCGCGCCCAAACGCGAGGAGACCTCGGGTGACGTGGAGCGGCGCGTCGTCGCGCAACTCCTGTCGCTGATGGACGGACTCGAAGAGCGCGGCGAGGTCGTCGTGATCGGCGCGACGAACCGCGTCGACGCCATCGACCCCGCACTCCGGCGTGGCGGGCGCTTCGACCGCGAGATCGAGGTCGGCGTCCCGGACCGCGAGGGCCGCAAGGAGATCATGCAGGTCCACACGCGGAACATGCCGCTCTCCGAGGAGATCGACCTGGACGCCTACGCCGACAACACCCACGGGTTCGTGGGTGCGGACCTGGAGTCGTTGGCGAAGGAGGCCGGGATGAACGCCCTGCGGCGCATCCGGCCGGAGATCGACCTCGAAGACGACGAGATCGACGCCGAGATCCTCGAACGGATCGAGGTGACCGACGACGACCTCAAGGAGGCGATGCGCGGCATCGAGCCGTCCGCGCTCCGCGAGGTGTTCGTCGAGGTGCCCGACGTGACCTGGGACCAGGTCGGTGGATTAGAAGACACCCAGCGGCGGCTGACGGAGACGATCCAGTGGCCGTTGGAGTACGGCGAGGTGTTCGACGCGATGGACATGGACGCCGCGAAGGGGGTCCTGCTGTACGGCCCGCCCGGCACCGGGAAGACGCTGCTGGCGAAGGCGGTCGCCAACGAGGCCGACTCAAACTTCATCTCGGTGAAGGGGCCGGAGCTGCTCGACAAGTACGTCGGGGAGTCCGAGAAGGGGGTCCGCGAGATCTTCTCGAAGGCTCGGGAGAACGCCCCGACGGTGGTGTTCTTCGACGAGATCGACGCCATCGCGACCGAGCGCGGCCAGAACACCGGCGACTCGGGCGTCTCCGAGCGCGTCGTCTCCCAGCTGTTGACGGAGCTCGACGGGCTGGAGTCGCTGGAGGACGTGGTGGTCGTCGCCACCACGAACCGGCCGGACCTGATCGACGACGCGCTGTTGCGTCCGGGTCGGCTGGACAGACACGTCCACGTGCCGGTGCCCGACGAGGCGGCGCGCCGGAAGATCTTCGAGGTGCACACCCGCGAGAAGCCGCTCGCCGACGGGATCGACCTCGACGAGTTGGCGGCCCGCACGGAGGGGTACGTCGGCGCCGACGTGGAGGCGGTGTGCCGCGAGGCGTCGATGAGCGCCTCCCGGGAGTTCATCACCTCCATGCAGGAGGCGACGGACCCCGAGGACTTCGAGCGCAGTCTCGGCAACGTCCGGATCACGCAGGCGCACTTCGACGAGGCGTTGGAGGAGGTCCAGCCCTCCGTCACCGAGGAGACCCGCGAGCGCTACGAGGAGATCGAGTCCCGGTTCCAGCGCAACGAGCCCAGAGACGACCCGACGGACGCCCGCGCCGCCTTCCAGTGA
- a CDS encoding substrate-binding domain-containing protein, with protein sequence MADTAGGTANTTEHTTTRRRALRRLGTGLGVGAGTTLAGCVGGGDAVVSVLAAGSLQYALDTRLRERTDRQLSVETRGSAACARMVAEGLRDPDVLALADPRLFDGLATRYTAFATNALVVAYAPDTSVGARVAEADVPFDPLFSADARLGRTDPDADPLGYRTLFALRLARDRWGRDYPSLLAPEQVVPETELLATLATGSLDAVVAYRNMAVDHDQPFRTLPATVDLSTPRHAAEYRQYTYELPDGQVVRGAPITYGATLRHERPATRAVFETLVAGDWLGGGFDVPAAYPTERSV encoded by the coding sequence ATGGCGGACACAGCGGGAGGAACGGCGAACACCACCGAGCATACGACCACCAGACGCCGGGCACTCCGACGACTCGGCACCGGTCTCGGCGTCGGCGCCGGGACGACCCTCGCCGGCTGCGTCGGGGGCGGCGACGCGGTGGTGTCGGTGCTCGCGGCCGGGAGCCTCCAGTACGCGCTCGACACGCGCCTCCGCGAACGGACGGACCGGCAGCTCAGCGTGGAGACGCGCGGCTCGGCGGCCTGTGCACGCATGGTGGCGGAGGGGCTGCGCGACCCGGACGTGTTGGCGCTGGCCGATCCGCGGCTGTTCGACGGGCTCGCGACGCGGTACACTGCCTTCGCGACGAACGCGCTGGTCGTCGCGTACGCGCCCGACACGAGTGTCGGGGCGCGCGTCGCCGAGGCCGACGTGCCGTTCGACCCGCTGTTTTCCGCCGATGCACGACTGGGCCGGACGGACCCGGACGCCGACCCACTCGGCTACCGCACGCTGTTCGCGCTGCGACTCGCCCGCGACCGGTGGGGGCGCGACTACCCGTCGCTGCTCGCGCCCGAGCAGGTGGTCCCCGAGACGGAGTTGCTCGCGACGCTCGCGACCGGCTCACTCGACGCGGTCGTCGCCTACCGCAACATGGCCGTCGACCACGACCAGCCGTTCCGGACGCTCCCGGCGACCGTCGACCTCTCGACACCGCGTCACGCCGCCGAGTACCGCCAGTACACGTACGAACTCCCAGACGGGCAGGTGGTTCGGGGGGCGCCGATCACGTACGGTGCGACGCTGCGCCACGAGCGGCCCGCGACGCGGGCGGTCTTCGAGACGCTCGTCGCCGGCGACTGGCTGGGCGGGGGGTTCGACGTGCCGGCGGCGTACCCGACCGAGCGGTCGGTGTGA
- a CDS encoding Yip1 family protein, which produces MNLLTDPDAFFADQARETDWLSPVLLLLATTVVGALTVWVTIQQFFSGLGGAGAVFALAFGIGAAALSPVVVWLVISVWLYAVTAVFDGEGSFWETLRLAGWAFLPALVSSVIGLGATYVALGSIAPPASIQQFGAAQARLQSHELVRLSSAAGVGFTLWQGVLLTYATRHARDVTTKEAAIAASVPILVSVGLTVSSLV; this is translated from the coding sequence ATGAACCTCCTGACGGATCCGGACGCGTTCTTCGCCGACCAGGCACGCGAGACGGACTGGCTCTCGCCGGTGTTGTTGTTGCTGGCGACGACGGTCGTCGGCGCGCTCACGGTGTGGGTGACCATCCAGCAGTTCTTCTCGGGGCTCGGCGGCGCCGGAGCGGTGTTCGCACTCGCGTTCGGGATCGGTGCGGCCGCACTCAGTCCGGTGGTCGTCTGGCTGGTGATCTCGGTCTGGCTGTACGCCGTCACGGCGGTCTTCGACGGCGAGGGGTCGTTCTGGGAGACGCTCCGGCTCGCCGGGTGGGCGTTCCTCCCCGCACTGGTCTCGTCCGTGATCGGGCTGGGTGCCACCTACGTCGCGCTCGGCTCGATCGCGCCGCCGGCGTCGATCCAGCAGTTCGGAGCGGCACAGGCGCGCCTCCAGTCGCACGAACTCGTCCGGCTGTCGAGCGCCGCCGGTGTCGGGTTCACGCTGTGGCAGGGTGTCCTGTTGACGTACGCGACTCGCCACGCCCGCGACGTGACGACGAAGGAGGCGGCGATCGCCGCCAGCGTGCCCATCCTCGTCTCCGTCGGGCTCACCGTGAGTAGCCTGGTGTAG
- a CDS encoding tRNA pseudouridine synthase A: protein MRAYRVAYDGRPFHGFQRQPDVPTVSDAILDALVSLELLASPDDPHSTAASDESDAPPAAETADAPSASSASRPTPSGYAAAGRTDAGVSAVAQTVAFDAPDWLAPRPLNAHLPDAVHVWAAADVPDDFHATHDATRRRYRYHLVGPHGSLDPTAERPTGETTPESGLSLDRARAAAEAVSGTHDFADLTPDETGTERTLSCSVDPVGGISRADAVTSGDTATRGSDTTGGEAGAVDGLVLRVAADGFPRQLVRRLATVVRGVATGETTLDRVRRLLDPEPVATHEGVPPAPPEPLVLTGVDYPDVAFERDDYAVADARAAFETRRRRSRAVAHVAETVLDGL, encoded by the coding sequence GTGCGCGCCTACCGCGTGGCGTACGACGGCCGGCCGTTCCACGGGTTCCAGCGCCAGCCGGACGTGCCGACGGTGTCGGACGCGATCCTCGACGCACTCGTCTCGCTGGAGTTGCTGGCGTCGCCCGACGACCCTCACTCGACAGCCGCGAGCGACGAGTCCGACGCGCCGCCGGCGGCCGAGACCGCCGACGCGCCGTCGGCGTCGTCCGCCTCCCGCCCGACGCCGTCGGGGTACGCGGCGGCTGGACGGACGGACGCGGGCGTGTCGGCGGTCGCACAGACCGTCGCTTTCGACGCGCCCGACTGGCTCGCTCCCCGCCCGCTGAACGCCCACCTCCCCGACGCGGTCCACGTCTGGGCGGCCGCCGACGTACCCGACGACTTTCACGCCACACACGACGCGACGCGACGGCGCTACCGCTACCACCTCGTCGGGCCACACGGCTCGCTCGACCCGACGGCGGAGCGGCCCACCGGCGAGACGACACCCGAGTCGGGACTGTCACTCGACCGAGCACGGGCCGCCGCCGAGGCGGTGTCGGGCACCCACGACTTCGCCGATCTCACGCCCGACGAGACGGGGACGGAACGGACGCTGTCGTGTTCCGTCGACCCGGTCGGCGGGATCTCGCGGGCAGACGCGGTGACCAGTGGAGACACGGCGACGCGAGGGAGTGACACGACCGGCGGCGAGGCGGGTGCGGTCGACGGACTCGTGCTCCGGGTCGCGGCCGACGGGTTCCCCCGGCAACTCGTGCGGCGACTGGCGACCGTCGTCCGCGGCGTCGCGACCGGGGAGACGACGCTCGACCGCGTCCGACGACTGCTCGACCCGGAGCCGGTGGCGACCCACGAGGGTGTCCCACCCGCGCCGCCCGAGCCGCTCGTGTTGACCGGCGTGGACTACCCGGACGTGGCGTTCGAGCGCGACGACTACGCCGTCGCCGACGCTCGGGCAGCCTTCGAGACGCGTCGCCGCCGGAGTCGTGCCGTCGCCCACGTCGCGGAGACGGTGCTCGACGGCCTCTGA
- a CDS encoding UbiA family prenyltransferase: MTVARDASGPVAALSAFASQVHPVFMLPPLAASLFGAVLAADAVPALDGSFAPLAAGVHALAIFCAVYTAHVKDGYVDFYVRGEDDAHPMSRRGCLAGLVGAGVGFAAATLGVVLLAGPLAAVLTLPTWVIGYLHAPQLDTNPITATAGYPVGIALAICGGYATQAGALAPAPLAFAGVFLAVLTGVKVIDDATDYEYDRSIDKRTVAVVLGRRRARRLAYWLMGGGLFAVVAFTVDGLFPPSAPVGVVAFAAVAVLAADRDAATATMLLVRGAYLLLAGLVVAVFFRPLAGVPLPDVTVLGPYTYLATEVVFGSLAVWLLVRARALRRALVTVAVVYPLAYVWDWYTLEVGVFAITMRTGVELLGIPLEEHLFMFVVPALVLGVHETVHGRVAPPADAGEEPTPADD, encoded by the coding sequence GTGACAGTCGCCCGCGACGCGAGTGGTCCGGTCGCCGCCCTCAGTGCGTTCGCCTCGCAGGTCCACCCGGTCTTCATGCTCCCGCCGCTGGCGGCGTCGCTGTTCGGCGCGGTGTTGGCGGCCGACGCGGTGCCGGCACTCGACGGCTCGTTCGCGCCGCTGGCGGCGGGCGTCCACGCGCTGGCGATCTTCTGTGCGGTGTACACGGCCCACGTGAAGGACGGCTACGTCGACTTCTACGTGCGCGGGGAGGACGACGCCCACCCGATGAGTCGCCGCGGCTGTCTCGCCGGCCTCGTCGGCGCAGGGGTCGGCTTCGCGGCGGCGACGCTGGGCGTGGTCCTGCTGGCGGGGCCGCTCGCGGCGGTGCTCACGCTGCCGACCTGGGTGATCGGCTACCTCCACGCGCCGCAACTGGACACGAACCCCATCACGGCGACCGCCGGCTACCCGGTCGGGATCGCGCTGGCGATCTGTGGGGGCTACGCGACGCAGGCCGGCGCGCTCGCACCGGCACCGCTGGCGTTCGCGGGCGTGTTCCTCGCGGTGTTGACCGGCGTGAAGGTGATCGACGACGCGACGGACTACGAGTACGACCGATCGATCGACAAGCGAACCGTCGCGGTGGTCCTCGGTCGGCGGCGGGCGCGGCGCTTGGCGTACTGGCTGATGGGCGGCGGGCTGTTCGCCGTCGTGGCGTTCACCGTCGACGGGCTGTTCCCGCCGTCGGCACCCGTCGGTGTGGTCGCGTTCGCCGCGGTGGCGGTGCTGGCGGCAGACCGCGACGCCGCGACGGCGACGATGTTGCTCGTCCGCGGGGCGTACCTCCTGTTGGCGGGGCTGGTCGTCGCCGTGTTCTTCCGCCCGCTCGCCGGGGTGCCGCTGCCGGACGTGACCGTCCTCGGGCCGTACACCTACCTCGCGACGGAGGTCGTCTTCGGGAGTCTGGCGGTGTGGCTGCTCGTGCGGGCTCGCGCGCTCCGCCGTGCGCTGGTGACCGTCGCCGTCGTCTACCCGCTGGCGTACGTCTGGGACTGGTACACCCTCGAAGTCGGCGTGTTCGCGATCACGATGCGAACCGGCGTGGAACTCCTCGGGATTCCGCTGGAAGAACACCTCTTCATGTTCGTCGTCCCCGCGCTCGTGCTCGGCGTCCACGAGACCGTCCACGGGCGCGTCGCCCCGCCTGCCGACGCCGGCGAAGAGCCGACACCCGCCGACGACTGA
- a CDS encoding DUF4129 domain-containing protein — MVARRTVLVGVLAVLAVVALGLAAAALETTVSESSPGGSGVGDRTDVVGGGDLASGGLELTEESGRTVVRPPCLVVVEDLGPRLLALGAAVYVLFLWRDGSHGLAGLAALGAVLPLALLVAGLTQCTTGDVQFSFGFTGATPEGLVSGGGATGIAGGETAVTTPTLGLGLLLAVAVLASVVLLFVATGDDERPDAASAADPDAEPDGPDSLAAAAGVAADRLEDDAAVDNTVYRAWHEMTAHLDVDDPHTTTPAEFATAATEAGVPREDVTALTELFEEVRYGDRDVTPERRRRAVAALRRVEATDAPDDRVPDAASVETTEESTPTERETDISED, encoded by the coding sequence GTGGTAGCGAGACGCACGGTCCTCGTGGGTGTGCTGGCGGTGCTCGCGGTGGTGGCGTTGGGACTCGCCGCGGCGGCGCTGGAGACGACGGTCTCGGAGTCGAGTCCGGGTGGCAGCGGCGTCGGCGACCGGACGGACGTGGTGGGCGGCGGGGACCTGGCGTCCGGTGGGCTCGAACTCACCGAGGAGTCCGGACGGACGGTCGTCAGACCGCCGTGTCTGGTCGTCGTCGAGGACCTGGGCCCACGGCTGCTCGCACTCGGTGCCGCCGTCTACGTGCTGTTCCTGTGGCGTGACGGGTCGCACGGCCTGGCCGGACTGGCTGCGCTCGGGGCGGTGCTCCCGCTCGCGCTGCTCGTCGCCGGGCTCACACAGTGTACGACCGGTGACGTGCAGTTCAGCTTCGGGTTCACCGGTGCCACACCGGAGGGACTCGTCTCCGGTGGGGGTGCGACCGGGATCGCCGGCGGCGAGACGGCGGTGACGACACCGACGCTCGGGCTCGGTCTCCTCCTGGCCGTCGCGGTCCTCGCCAGCGTCGTCCTCCTGTTCGTCGCCACGGGCGACGACGAGCGGCCCGACGCCGCGTCGGCGGCCGACCCGGACGCCGAACCCGACGGGCCGGACTCGTTGGCCGCCGCGGCCGGTGTGGCGGCGGACCGGCTCGAGGACGACGCGGCCGTCGACAATACGGTGTACCGGGCGTGGCACGAGATGACGGCTCACCTCGACGTCGACGACCCGCACACCACCACGCCGGCGGAGTTCGCGACGGCCGCCACCGAGGCGGGCGTCCCACGCGAGGACGTGACCGCGCTCACGGAGTTGTTCGAGGAGGTGCGGTACGGGGACCGGGACGTGACACCCGAGCGACGGCGGCGTGCCGTCGCGGCGCTGCGACGCGTGGAGGCGACCGACGCGCCCGACGACCGGGTTCCCGACGCAGCGAGCGTCGAGACGACGGAAGAGTCCACTCCGACAGAGCGGGAGACGGACATCTCCGAGGACTGA